The genomic stretch GAAGATCGGCACTTCCTTTTCTCCTCTCTTTATTCTGTCTTCAAGTAAGTTTGCCTGTTAAAAGGTTAAATAATAGGGATTCTTACTCGGTCAGGATTATTTATTAATACTACTTATTGTTTTTTCTGATAAACCCTTACATAATCAACTTGATATTTCCGTGGAAATCTGGTGTTCTCCAGACTTCCACCGTTAGAACCTAGTGCTAAGTTCAAAAGCAAATAATGCGGCTGATGGAATGGGTTGAATCCATCAGGATTCATGGTTTGGGAGAGATCGACTTCATTTAGCAATTCACCATCCAGATATATTTTAATGTATTCTGTAGTCCAGTCCATCTTCCATATATGGAATTTTGACGGCCAATCTGGATCCTTTGCAAGAAAATCAGCAAAAGGAACCTTTGCTTCATCCCAAGCCGCACGCTTTATAGGGTGTGCCCAGGCTGCATTTGCCAAAATAGTAGCTTCTCCTTGAACCATATAATACTCCATAATATCAATTTCTCCATTAGCAGGCCACGGTTTGGAAACTCCCAGAGTCCAAATAGCCGGCCACATTCCACTGGCTGTATCGATCTTCGCCTTCACTTCAACTATGCCATACTGAAACTCAAACTTACCTCGGGTATTAATACTGGAGGATGTGTATTCCGCATATTCTCTGCTTTTTCTCCAATCCTTGCTAGTTGCTTCAAAGGAAGTGTTTTTTACCCGTTCCCTTCGTCCCTCGATTACCAACAGACCATCAATAACAGCGGCATTATCCAGTTGATACCACTGCATTTCGTTATTTCGCTGGAATCCTTCTTCGTGCGACCAAAACTCTTCATCAGGCACATCC from Algoriphagus sp. NG3 encodes the following:
- a CDS encoding glycoside hydrolase family 16 protein; the protein is MKYTVFCFLILSIILGSCNSIKQNGSRATELEGYNLVWSEEFDKGDVPDEEFWSHEEGFQRNNEMQWYQLDNAAVIDGLLVIEGRRERVKNTSFEATSKDWRKSREYAEYTSSSINTRGKFEFQYGIVEVKAKIDTASGMWPAIWTLGVSKPWPANGEIDIMEYYMVQGEATILANAAWAHPIKRAAWDEAKVPFADFLAKDPDWPSKFHIWKMDWTTEYIKIYLDGELLNEVDLSQTMNPDGFNPFHQPHYLLLNLALGSNGGSLENTRFPRKYQVDYVRVYQKKQ